The Leucobacter chromiiresistens genome has a window encoding:
- the metE gene encoding 5-methyltetrahydropteroyltriglutamate--homocysteine S-methyltransferase — MTATTHLPTATILGYPRLGRRRELKRAIESYWKGQSDEAALQQTARELRASTRAHLVELGLPAAGGAVPESFSFYDQVLDATLALGAIPQRFADIAGSDLVTYFALARGDRDHQPLEMTKWFDTNYHYSVPEIDERTPFAANPAQLVAQLSEAAEQGIESRPVIVGPVTYLLLAKASDAAAAGFQPIDRLDEVVAAYGELLAALAGAGAQWVQLDEPALVSDSLPVPREQTLELVERAYTALGATAERPRILLTAPYGDASSALARLGALPVEAVQADLVRGSLPEAELASGELTAAFADTQLVAGVVDGRNIWKTDLRAAFGALERLQRAGIATVAATSNSLQHVPHNVRDETRLDAELASWLAFADQKVEQVVILARGLAEGAAAIEGELAAVDAILASRAQTAGVRVDEVRARVDAVAGEDRERADEEERRAAQQALDIPELATTTIGSFPQTAEIRRARAAFGRGELGQEEYDEFLRAEIARVIRLQEEIGLDVLVHGEAERNDMVQYFAELLDGFAVTEHGWVQSYGTRATRPSILWGDVSRPAPMTVAWSAYAQSLTDRPVKGMLTGPVTILAWSFVRDDQPLADTASQVALALRDEIDDLVEAGIRIVQVDEPALRELLPLDADRQAAYLDWSVGAFRLATSGAAPGVQIHTHLCYSEFGEIIDAVDGLDADVTSIEAARSRMDVVEPLGEHGYSRGIGPGVYDIHSPRVPSVEEQQELIRIAAARIPGEQLWVNPDCGLKTRGYEETVASLTNLVHAARAVRAGA; from the coding sequence ATGACCGCAACGACGCATCTGCCCACCGCGACGATTCTCGGATACCCGCGACTCGGGCGCCGCCGCGAGCTGAAGCGGGCGATCGAATCCTATTGGAAGGGGCAGAGCGACGAGGCGGCTCTGCAGCAGACCGCGCGCGAGCTGCGCGCGAGCACCCGTGCGCACCTCGTCGAGCTCGGCCTCCCCGCGGCCGGCGGCGCGGTGCCCGAGAGCTTCAGCTTCTACGACCAGGTGCTCGACGCGACGCTGGCGCTCGGCGCCATCCCGCAGCGCTTCGCCGACATCGCCGGCAGCGATCTCGTCACCTACTTCGCGCTCGCCCGCGGCGACCGCGACCACCAGCCGCTCGAGATGACCAAGTGGTTCGACACGAACTACCACTACAGCGTGCCCGAGATCGACGAGCGCACCCCGTTCGCGGCGAACCCCGCGCAGCTCGTCGCCCAGCTCTCCGAGGCCGCCGAGCAGGGCATCGAATCGCGCCCCGTGATCGTCGGGCCCGTCACCTACCTGCTGCTCGCCAAGGCCTCCGACGCAGCCGCCGCCGGCTTCCAGCCGATCGACCGCCTCGACGAGGTCGTCGCCGCGTACGGCGAGCTGCTCGCCGCGCTGGCGGGAGCGGGGGCGCAGTGGGTGCAGCTCGACGAGCCCGCACTCGTCTCCGACTCCCTGCCGGTTCCGCGCGAGCAGACGCTCGAACTCGTCGAGCGGGCCTACACGGCGCTCGGCGCGACCGCCGAACGCCCCCGCATCCTGCTGACCGCGCCCTACGGCGACGCCTCGTCGGCGCTCGCGCGGCTCGGCGCGCTGCCGGTCGAAGCGGTGCAGGCCGACCTCGTGCGCGGCTCGCTCCCCGAGGCGGAGCTCGCCTCGGGCGAGCTCACCGCGGCCTTCGCCGACACGCAGCTCGTCGCGGGCGTCGTCGACGGGCGCAACATCTGGAAGACCGATCTGCGCGCGGCGTTCGGCGCGCTCGAGCGCCTGCAGCGCGCCGGGATCGCGACGGTCGCCGCCACCTCCAACAGCCTGCAGCACGTTCCCCACAACGTGCGCGACGAGACGCGGCTCGACGCCGAGCTCGCCTCCTGGCTCGCCTTCGCCGACCAGAAGGTCGAGCAGGTCGTGATCCTCGCCCGGGGGCTCGCCGAGGGCGCCGCCGCGATCGAGGGAGAGCTCGCTGCAGTCGACGCGATCCTCGCATCGCGCGCTCAGACCGCCGGCGTGCGGGTGGACGAGGTGCGCGCCCGCGTCGACGCCGTCGCGGGGGAGGATCGCGAGCGGGCCGACGAGGAGGAGCGCCGCGCCGCGCAGCAGGCCCTCGACATCCCCGAGCTCGCCACGACCACGATCGGCTCGTTCCCGCAGACCGCCGAGATCCGACGCGCCCGCGCCGCCTTCGGCCGGGGCGAACTCGGCCAGGAGGAGTACGACGAGTTCCTGCGCGCCGAGATCGCCCGCGTGATCCGTCTGCAGGAGGAGATCGGCCTGGACGTGCTGGTGCACGGCGAAGCCGAGCGCAACGACATGGTCCAGTACTTCGCCGAGCTGCTCGACGGGTTCGCGGTCACGGAGCACGGCTGGGTGCAGTCGTACGGCACGCGGGCGACCCGCCCGTCGATCCTGTGGGGCGACGTCTCCCGCCCGGCGCCGATGACGGTCGCCTGGTCGGCGTACGCCCAGTCGCTCACCGACCGACCGGTGAAGGGAATGCTCACCGGGCCCGTCACGATCCTCGCCTGGTCCTTCGTGCGAGATGATCAGCCGCTGGCCGATACGGCGTCGCAGGTCGCCCTCGCCCTGCGCGACGAGATCGACGACCTCGTCGAGGCGGGCATCCGCATCGTGCAGGTGGACGAGCCGGCCCTCCGGGAGCTGCTGCCCCTCGACGCCGACCGGCAGGCGGCGTACCTCGACTGGTCGGTGGGCGCGTTCCGCCTCGCGACGAGCGGCGCGGCGCCCGGCGTGCAGATCCACACGCACCTCTGCTACTCGGAGTTCGGCGAGATCATCGACGCCGTCGACGGGCTCGACGCCGATGTCACGAGCATCGAGGCGGCCCGCAGCCGGATGGACGTCGTCGAGCCACTGGGCGAGCACGGATACTCGCGCGGCATCGGCCCGGGCGTCTACGACATCCACTCGCCCCGCGTGCCGAGCGTCGAGGAGCAGCAGGAGCTGATCCGGATCGCGGCAGCGCGCATTCCAGGCGAGCAGCTCTGGGTGAACCCCGACTGCGGCCTGAAGACCCGCGGGTACGAGGAGACCGTGGCGAGCCTCACGAACCTGGTGCACGCGGCCCGTGCGGTGCGCGCGGGCGCGTGA
- the hflX gene encoding GTPase HflX — MKKQNADDAVIAVEDAVGEDALDRAATTPGTTSPANSDPAPADPLDRVLARAAGAGSATVIRDLTSGAQALGDADHDRLEGDLDAIRMEREDRASLKRVVGLSTELEDVTEVEYRQLRLENVVLIGVYSQRSAEDAENSLRELSALAETAGARVLDGLLQRRAHPDPATYLGKGKAQELAELVAAVGADTVIADTELAPSQRRALEDVVKVKVIDRTAVILDIFSQHAKSREGKAQVELAQLQYLLPRLRGWGESMSRQAGGQVGSGGAGMGSRGPGETKMELDRRKIHIRMSKLRKQIAGFAPAREAKRANRKRGEVPSVAIAGYTNAGKSSLLNRLTGTQELVQNQLFATLDTAIRHGETDDGRRFTYADTVGFVRNLPHQLVEAFRSTFEEVGDASVILHVVDGSHPDPEAQLRTVRDVIAEVEAQDITELVAFNKADLLDDSQRLMLHGLVPDAVFVSARTGEGIEELKRRIDAALPVPDREITVVVPYDRGELVAELHERNRVLETEYVETGTRVRAYVTAETASKLEQYVS, encoded by the coding sequence ATGAAGAAGCAGAACGCAGACGATGCAGTGATCGCCGTCGAGGACGCTGTCGGGGAAGACGCACTCGATCGCGCAGCCACGACCCCAGGCACGACCTCCCCGGCGAACTCGGACCCCGCTCCCGCGGACCCCCTCGACCGGGTGCTCGCCCGCGCCGCAGGCGCCGGCTCGGCGACCGTGATCCGCGATCTGACGAGCGGCGCGCAGGCGCTCGGCGACGCCGACCACGACCGGCTCGAGGGCGATCTCGACGCGATCCGCATGGAGCGCGAGGATCGCGCGTCGCTGAAGCGCGTCGTCGGGCTCTCGACCGAGCTCGAAGACGTCACCGAGGTGGAGTACCGGCAGCTGCGGCTCGAGAACGTCGTGCTCATCGGCGTCTACTCGCAGCGGAGCGCCGAGGACGCCGAGAACTCGTTGCGCGAGCTCTCCGCGCTCGCGGAGACCGCGGGCGCGCGCGTGCTCGACGGCCTGCTGCAGCGGCGCGCGCACCCCGACCCGGCGACGTACCTGGGCAAGGGCAAGGCGCAGGAGCTCGCCGAGCTCGTGGCCGCGGTGGGCGCCGACACGGTGATCGCCGACACCGAGCTCGCGCCGAGCCAGCGCCGTGCGCTGGAGGACGTGGTGAAGGTGAAGGTGATCGACCGCACGGCGGTGATCCTCGACATCTTCAGCCAGCACGCGAAGAGTCGCGAGGGCAAGGCGCAGGTCGAGCTCGCGCAGCTGCAGTACCTGCTGCCGCGCCTCCGCGGCTGGGGCGAGTCCATGTCGCGTCAGGCGGGCGGCCAGGTCGGCTCCGGCGGCGCGGGAATGGGATCGCGCGGCCCCGGCGAGACGAAGATGGAGCTCGACCGCCGCAAGATCCACATCCGCATGTCGAAGCTGCGCAAGCAGATCGCCGGCTTCGCCCCGGCGCGCGAGGCGAAGCGCGCGAATCGCAAGCGCGGCGAAGTGCCCTCGGTCGCGATCGCCGGGTACACGAACGCCGGCAAGTCGAGTCTGCTGAACCGCCTCACGGGGACGCAGGAGCTGGTGCAGAACCAGCTGTTCGCAACGCTCGACACGGCGATCAGGCACGGCGAGACCGACGACGGCCGCCGCTTCACGTACGCCGACACGGTCGGTTTCGTGCGCAACCTGCCGCATCAGCTGGTCGAGGCGTTCCGCTCGACGTTCGAGGAGGTGGGCGACGCCTCGGTGATCCTGCACGTGGTCGACGGATCGCACCCGGATCCCGAGGCGCAGCTGCGCACGGTGCGCGACGTGATCGCCGAGGTCGAGGCGCAGGACATCACGGAGCTGGTGGCGTTCAACAAGGCCGATCTGCTCGACGATTCGCAGCGGCTGATGCTGCACGGGCTCGTGCCCGACGCCGTGTTCGTCTCCGCGCGCACGGGCGAGGGCATCGAGGAGCTGAAGCGGCGGATCGACGCCGCGCTGCCGGTGCCGGATCGCGAGATCACGGTCGTGGTGCCCTACGACCGCGGCGAGCTCGTCGCCGAGCTGCACGAGCGCAACCGCGTGCTGGAGACGGAGTACGTTGAGACCGGCACCCGCGTGCGCGCGTACGTGACGGCGGAGACGGCATCGAAGCTGGAGCAATACGTGTCATAA
- a CDS encoding class I SAM-dependent methyltransferase — MTQHYFSESPGGELRPREVEVELAGAPRTVVTAGGVFSPDQLDRGTAILLRALPEADDLGPAGGAPLLDVGCGWGAIALDAALAQPEREIWAIDVNERSRELTRMNAERLGLAHVRVASPDEVSDGLEFGEIRSNPPIRVGKDALHAILRQWLPRLQAGGVAHLVVAKHLGADSLQRWIAAEFADLVVDRPSRDKGFHIIRASRPER; from the coding sequence GTGACCCAGCACTACTTCTCCGAATCCCCCGGCGGCGAGCTCCGGCCCCGCGAGGTCGAGGTGGAGCTCGCCGGCGCTCCGCGCACCGTCGTGACGGCGGGCGGCGTGTTCAGCCCCGATCAGCTCGATCGCGGCACCGCGATCCTGTTGCGCGCACTCCCGGAAGCCGACGATCTCGGACCCGCTGGAGGCGCCCCGCTGCTCGACGTGGGCTGCGGCTGGGGCGCGATCGCGCTCGACGCTGCGCTCGCGCAGCCCGAGCGCGAGATCTGGGCGATCGATGTCAACGAGCGGTCGCGCGAGTTGACCCGGATGAACGCGGAGCGGCTCGGCCTCGCGCACGTGCGGGTCGCGTCGCCCGACGAGGTGTCCGACGGGCTCGAGTTCGGCGAGATCCGCTCGAATCCGCCGATCCGCGTGGGCAAGGACGCGCTGCACGCGATCCTGCGCCAGTGGCTCCCCCGGTTGCAGGCGGGGGGCGTCGCGCACCTCGTGGTCGCGAAGCACCTGGGCGCGGACTCGCTGCAGCGCTGGATCGCGGCGGAGTTCGCCGATCTCGTCGTCGACCGCCCGTCTCGCGACAAGGGCTTCCACATCATCCGAGCGAGTCGCCCGGAGCGGTAG
- the dapF gene encoding diaminopimelate epimerase has protein sequence MTTLAFTKGHGTGNDFVLFTDPDGERELTPEQIRFLCDRRFGVGADGVIRAVRSRSIPEGAACLAEEPDAEWFMDYWNADGTPAEMCGNGVRVYAHYLITRGLVAPERRDTLPIATRAGVKDVLAGVSGYTVDLGRWRLAEERLVAAQGLDVARPGLGIDLGNPHVVTALADPAELDGLDLHREPALEPVAENGANIEFVVPEDPLVKDGVARIRMRVHERGVGETLSCGTGTAAAALAFRHWGGAGMPNHWRVDVPGGRLAVRMFPTEEGEHVSLNGPAELVYTGEIELPDA, from the coding sequence ATGACGACCCTCGCGTTCACCAAGGGCCATGGCACGGGCAACGATTTCGTGCTGTTCACCGACCCCGACGGCGAGCGCGAGCTGACTCCCGAGCAGATCCGCTTCCTCTGCGACCGCCGGTTCGGCGTCGGCGCCGACGGCGTGATCCGGGCGGTGCGCTCGCGCTCCATTCCGGAGGGGGCGGCGTGCCTCGCCGAGGAGCCGGACGCCGAGTGGTTCATGGATTACTGGAACGCCGACGGCACGCCGGCCGAGATGTGCGGCAACGGCGTGCGGGTGTACGCGCACTATCTGATCACTCGCGGCCTCGTCGCCCCGGAGCGGCGCGACACGCTGCCGATCGCGACGCGCGCCGGCGTGAAGGACGTGCTCGCCGGCGTCTCCGGGTACACCGTCGATCTCGGGCGCTGGCGCCTCGCCGAGGAGCGACTCGTCGCCGCGCAGGGCCTCGATGTGGCTCGACCGGGGCTCGGCATCGATCTCGGCAACCCGCACGTCGTCACCGCGCTGGCGGACCCCGCAGAGCTCGACGGCCTCGACCTGCACCGCGAGCCCGCGCTCGAACCCGTCGCCGAGAACGGCGCGAACATCGAGTTCGTCGTGCCCGAGGATCCGCTGGTCAAGGACGGGGTGGCGCGCATCCGCATGCGCGTGCACGAGCGCGGTGTCGGCGAGACCCTGTCGTGCGGCACGGGCACGGCTGCGGCCGCGCTCGCGTTCCGGCACTGGGGCGGCGCGGGCATGCCGAACCACTGGCGCGTCGACGTGCCCGGGGGCCGGCTCGCCGTGCGCATGTTCCCCACCGAGGAGGGCGAGCACGTGTCGCTGAACGGCCCCGCCGAGCTGGTCTACACGGGGGAGATCGAGCTTCCCGACGCCTGA
- the miaA gene encoding tRNA (adenosine(37)-N6)-dimethylallyltransferase MiaA, whose product MTPRAAQPADTEQRARPRLWAVVGATGTGKSALSLDLAERLIATGRPTEIVNADAMQVYRGMDIGTAKLPEAERRGIAHHLFDVLDPGDEATVAWYQEAARAAIGGIHARGADAILVGGSGLYVSSVLFDFQFPPRDDALRAELEAALERDGVDTLLERLRARDPATAEAVDARNPRRVVRALEVALLGGDAQVTLPAEPRLWHGAQAGGTRLLGVRADRAELVERLDRRVEQMWRAGLLDEVRSLVPRGIASGPTASRAIGYAQALAQLDRRLTEAEAIAETQVLTRRYARRQVSWFKRYAGVEWLRAGESPA is encoded by the coding sequence ATGACACCGAGGGCCGCGCAGCCGGCCGACACCGAGCAGCGTGCCCGCCCGCGCCTCTGGGCCGTGGTGGGCGCGACCGGCACGGGCAAATCGGCGCTCTCCCTCGATCTCGCCGAGCGGCTGATCGCGACCGGCCGACCCACCGAGATCGTGAACGCCGATGCGATGCAGGTCTATCGCGGCATGGACATCGGCACGGCGAAACTGCCGGAGGCGGAGCGGCGGGGGATCGCGCACCACCTCTTCGACGTGCTCGACCCCGGCGACGAAGCAACGGTGGCGTGGTACCAGGAGGCGGCCCGCGCCGCCATCGGAGGCATTCACGCCCGCGGGGCCGACGCGATCCTCGTCGGGGGATCGGGACTCTACGTCTCGAGCGTGCTCTTCGACTTCCAGTTCCCGCCCCGCGACGACGCGCTGCGCGCAGAGCTCGAGGCGGCGCTCGAGCGCGACGGGGTGGACACGCTGCTCGAGCGACTGCGCGCGCGCGACCCGGCGACCGCCGAGGCCGTCGACGCGCGAAACCCGCGCCGGGTGGTGCGGGCGCTCGAAGTGGCCCTGCTCGGGGGCGACGCGCAGGTGACGCTGCCGGCCGAGCCGCGGCTGTGGCACGGCGCGCAGGCGGGCGGAACGCGCCTCCTCGGTGTGCGGGCCGATCGCGCGGAGCTCGTCGAGCGGCTCGACCGGCGCGTCGAGCAGATGTGGCGGGCGGGCCTCCTCGACGAGGTGCGGTCGCTGGTGCCGCGGGGCATCGCATCGGGACCGACGGCCTCCCGCGCCATCGGGTACGCCCAGGCGCTCGCGCAGCTCGACCGGCGACTCACCGAGGCCGAGGCGATCGCGGAGACCCAGGTGCTCACCCGTCGCTACGCCCGCAGACAGGTGAGCTGGTTCAAGCGCTACGCCGGGGTGGAGTGGCTGCGGGCCGGCGAATCGCCCGCGTAA
- the miaB gene encoding tRNA (N6-isopentenyl adenosine(37)-C2)-methylthiotransferase MiaB, translating into MSLTAVEPPEIQLSPASVRRDGTPRSYSVRTLGCQMNVHDSERLSGSLEAAGYVPADSAEAADVIVINTCAVRENAANKLYGNLGHLAGVKREREGMQIAVGGCLAQKDQGAIVEKAPWVDVVFGTHNMGSLPALLERARHNAEAQVEILESLEVFPSTLPTKRDSASSGWVSISVGCNNTCTFCIVPALRGKEKDRRPGDILAEVQALVDDGAIEVTLLGQNVNTYGVEFGDRQAFGKLLRAMGGIDGLERVRFTSPHPAAFTEDVIAAMAETPNVMPVLHMPLQSGSDTVLKAMRRSYRSKKFLGILEAVRERIPHAAITTDIIVGFPGETEEDFADTLRVVEASRFASAFTFQYSIRPGTPAADMDGQLPKAVVQERYERLQALQERISLEENHAQIGRTVEVLVSAGEGKKDATTRRLSGRGEDNRLVHFAVPEHGDEPRPGDVVTVAITAAAPHFLIADSAIDPSEAARRFVVRRTRAGDAWDRRQAESCGVPAPAEAAAPAPRVVNLGLPTLRTR; encoded by the coding sequence ATGAGTCTCACCGCTGTCGAACCCCCTGAGATCCAGCTGTCGCCCGCATCGGTGCGTCGCGACGGCACCCCCCGCAGCTACTCCGTGCGCACGCTCGGCTGCCAGATGAACGTGCACGACTCAGAGCGCCTCTCGGGGTCGCTCGAAGCCGCCGGATACGTGCCGGCCGACTCGGCGGAGGCCGCCGACGTCATCGTGATCAACACCTGCGCCGTGCGCGAGAACGCGGCCAACAAGCTGTACGGCAACCTCGGCCACCTCGCGGGCGTCAAGCGCGAGCGCGAAGGCATGCAGATCGCCGTCGGCGGGTGCCTCGCGCAGAAGGATCAGGGCGCCATCGTCGAGAAGGCGCCCTGGGTCGACGTGGTCTTCGGCACCCACAACATGGGGTCGCTGCCCGCCCTCCTCGAACGCGCCCGGCACAACGCCGAAGCGCAGGTAGAGATCCTCGAATCGCTCGAGGTCTTCCCCTCCACGCTGCCGACCAAGCGCGACTCCGCCTCCAGCGGGTGGGTGTCGATCTCCGTCGGCTGCAACAACACGTGCACGTTCTGCATCGTCCCGGCGCTCCGCGGCAAGGAGAAGGACCGACGCCCCGGCGACATCCTCGCCGAAGTCCAGGCGCTCGTCGACGACGGAGCGATCGAGGTGACGCTCCTCGGCCAGAACGTCAACACCTACGGCGTCGAATTCGGCGACCGGCAGGCGTTCGGCAAGCTCCTGCGCGCCATGGGCGGCATCGACGGGCTCGAGCGGGTGCGGTTCACGAGCCCGCACCCGGCCGCCTTCACCGAGGACGTTATCGCCGCGATGGCCGAGACGCCGAACGTGATGCCGGTGCTCCACATGCCGCTGCAGTCGGGCTCCGACACCGTGCTGAAGGCCATGCGCCGCTCGTACCGGTCGAAGAAGTTCCTCGGCATTCTCGAGGCCGTGCGCGAGCGCATCCCGCACGCCGCGATCACCACCGACATCATCGTCGGCTTCCCCGGCGAGACCGAGGAGGACTTCGCCGACACCCTCCGCGTGGTCGAGGCCTCGAGATTCGCGAGCGCGTTCACGTTCCAGTACTCGATCCGACCCGGCACCCCCGCAGCCGACATGGACGGGCAGCTGCCGAAGGCGGTCGTGCAGGAGCGCTACGAGCGTCTGCAGGCGCTGCAGGAGCGCATCTCCCTGGAGGAGAACCACGCGCAGATCGGTCGCACCGTCGAGGTGCTCGTCTCCGCAGGCGAGGGCAAGAAGGACGCGACCACCCGCCGCCTCTCGGGGCGCGGCGAGGACAACCGACTCGTGCACTTCGCAGTGCCCGAGCACGGCGACGAACCCCGCCCGGGCGATGTCGTCACGGTCGCCATCACGGCGGCGGCCCCGCACTTCCTCATCGCCGACTCGGCGATCGACCCGTCGGAAGCCGCGCGCCGGTTCGTCGTGCGACGCACCCGAGCGGGCGACGCCTGGGATCGGCGCCAGGCCGAGAGCTGCGGCGTCCCCGCGCCCGCCGAGGCCGCCGCTCCGGCGCCGCGCGTCGTCAACCTCGGGCTGCCGACCCTGCGCACCCGATGA
- a CDS encoding regulatory protein RecX, with protein sequence MRFLPPPDEESRSEDRGDLAEVIELRSQLNRPRVRGAVGFGDRIEEGDGADEVDRIDEVDRIDEVDRTDEVDEVDAVDHPEGEAGSAARQATREELARLIDSGVASMIETGVRPVVQGDFAARVSPTSGPLEGGADTAEPDQQEIDDPESDPADEAPGRTAHEDGVRILGRRARTSGELREELARLDHGADEIETVVDEFTRSLYLDDLGLARTLTEKLRHTKRASRSQIRVKLQARRLPGDVIETAIGELDSDEEFELLRQTARDRAAKLGGLERQVAERRLLGFLARRGWSGEPAMRAARDALDGATRGSRGGRGGSGVRFE encoded by the coding sequence GTGCGGTTTCTCCCTCCGCCCGATGAGGAGTCGCGGTCGGAGGATCGCGGCGACCTGGCCGAAGTCATCGAGCTGCGCTCTCAGCTGAACCGGCCGCGCGTGCGCGGAGCGGTCGGCTTCGGCGATCGCATTGAAGAGGGCGATGGGGCTGATGAGGTCGATCGCATTGATGAGGTCGATCGCATTGATGAGGTCGATCGCACTGATGAGGTCGATGAGGTCGATGCGGTCGATCATCCCGAGGGGGAGGCCGGCTCCGCAGCGCGTCAGGCGACCCGTGAGGAGCTCGCCAGGCTCATCGACTCGGGCGTCGCGTCGATGATCGAGACCGGCGTCCGGCCCGTCGTGCAGGGCGACTTCGCTGCGCGGGTATCGCCGACGAGTGGACCGCTCGAGGGCGGCGCCGATACGGCAGAGCCCGACCAGCAGGAGATCGACGACCCCGAATCGGATCCCGCCGACGAGGCGCCCGGGCGCACCGCCCACGAAGACGGAGTGCGCATCCTGGGTCGCCGCGCCCGGACGAGCGGCGAGCTCCGGGAGGAGCTCGCCCGCCTCGACCACGGGGCCGATGAGATCGAGACGGTCGTCGACGAGTTCACCCGCAGCCTCTATCTCGACGATCTCGGGCTCGCCCGCACGCTCACCGAGAAGCTGCGCCACACGAAGCGGGCGAGTCGGTCGCAGATCCGCGTGAAACTGCAGGCCCGCAGGCTTCCGGGCGACGTGATCGAGACCGCGATCGGCGAGCTCGACTCCGATGAGGAGTTCGAACTGCTGCGGCAGACCGCGCGCGACCGCGCGGCGAAGCTCGGCGGGCTCGAGCGTCAGGTCGCCGAACGCCGGTTGCTCGGCTTTCTCGCCCGGCGGGGCTGGTCCGGCGAACCCGCGATGCGCGCGGCGCGGGACGCGCTCGACGGGGCGACCCGAGGCTCGCGCGGCGGCCGCGGCGGTTCGGGCGTCCGCTTCGAGTAG
- the recA gene encoding recombinase RecA, with protein sequence MAVAKDREKALEAALAQIDRNFGKGAVMRMGSQDRPPVEVIPTGSVALDVALGIGGLPRGRIIEIYGPESSGKTTLTLHAIANAQRAGGIAAFIDAEHALDPEYAQKLGVDIDALLVAQPDTGEQALEIADMLIRSGSVDLVVIDSVAALVPKAEIEGEMGDSHVGLQARLMSQALRKITGSLNSTKTTAIFINQLREKIGVFFGSPETTAGGKALKFYASVRLDIRRIQTLKDGADAVGNRTRVKVVKNKMAPPFKQAEFDILYGIGISREGSLIDYGVEQGLIKKSGAWFTYDGDQLGQGMENARRFLINHPDVALEIEEKILTKLGVNGRKEAGAEETAPSAPAAKGASAAKASAKSAPAEPEKRASA encoded by the coding sequence ATGGCTGTAGCCAAAGACCGCGAGAAGGCCCTCGAAGCCGCTCTCGCGCAGATCGACCGCAACTTCGGCAAGGGCGCGGTCATGCGCATGGGGAGCCAGGATCGGCCCCCCGTCGAGGTGATCCCCACGGGCTCGGTGGCGCTCGACGTCGCGCTGGGCATCGGCGGCCTGCCGCGCGGCCGCATCATCGAGATCTACGGCCCCGAGTCGTCGGGCAAGACGACGCTGACGCTCCACGCGATCGCGAACGCGCAGCGCGCCGGCGGCATCGCGGCCTTCATCGATGCCGAGCACGCGCTCGACCCCGAGTACGCGCAAAAGCTCGGTGTCGACATCGACGCGCTGCTCGTCGCGCAGCCCGACACCGGGGAGCAGGCGCTCGAGATCGCCGACATGCTGATCCGCTCCGGTTCCGTCGACCTCGTGGTCATCGACTCGGTCGCGGCGCTCGTGCCGAAGGCCGAGATCGAGGGCGAGATGGGCGACAGCCACGTCGGTCTGCAGGCCCGCCTCATGTCGCAGGCGCTGCGCAAGATCACGGGCAGCCTGAACTCGACCAAGACCACGGCCATCTTCATCAATCAGCTGCGCGAGAAGATCGGCGTCTTCTTCGGAAGCCCGGAGACGACCGCCGGCGGCAAGGCCCTCAAGTTCTACGCCTCGGTGCGACTCGACATCCGTCGCATTCAGACGTTGAAGGACGGCGCCGACGCGGTGGGAAACCGCACGCGCGTGAAGGTCGTCAAGAACAAGATGGCGCCGCCGTTCAAGCAGGCCGAGTTCGACATCCTGTACGGCATCGGCATCTCCCGCGAGGGCTCGCTCATCGATTACGGTGTGGAGCAGGGGCTGATCAAGAAGAGCGGTGCGTGGTTCACCTACGACGGCGACCAGCTCGGCCAGGGCATGGAGAACGCGCGTCGGTTCTTGATCAACCACCCCGATGTCGCGCTGGAGATCGAGGAGAAGATTCTGACGAAGCTCGGCGTGAACGGGCGCAAGGAGGCGGGGGCTGAGGAGACGGCTCCTTCGGCGCCCGCAGCCAAGGGGGCGTCAGCGGCCAAGGCGTCGGCGAAGTCGGCGCCCGCAGAGCCCGAGAAGCGCGCGAGCGCCTGA
- a CDS encoding DUF3046 domain-containing protein, with amino-acid sequence MMRLSEFRRACVSEFGEDYAPVLLRDHWLAPLGGTANEAIERGVAPRHVWEALCDDLAVPVARRHGRGLPDPRE; translated from the coding sequence ATGATGCGGTTGAGTGAGTTCCGGCGCGCGTGCGTCTCGGAGTTCGGCGAGGACTACGCCCCCGTGCTGCTGCGCGACCACTGGTTGGCCCCGCTCGGAGGTACTGCGAACGAGGCGATCGAGCGCGGAGTGGCGCCGCGTCACGTGTGGGAGGCGCTCTGCGATGACCTCGCCGTGCCGGTGGCGCGGCGTCACGGGCGCGGGCTGCCGGATCCCCGCGAGTAG
- a CDS encoding helix-turn-helix domain-containing protein — MVLMRQEIGDVLRDFRLQKGRTLRQVAGEASVALGYLSEVERGQKEASSEILAAVADALDTPLSVIMGEVSERLSVVEGLSLPMAHRVPDTVPAELVSGFTPELVS, encoded by the coding sequence ATGGTGCTCATGCGTCAGGAGATCGGCGATGTGCTGCGTGACTTCCGGCTGCAGAAGGGTCGTACGCTGCGGCAGGTCGCCGGTGAGGCGAGCGTCGCGCTCGGATATCTGAGCGAGGTCGAGCGCGGTCAGAAGGAGGCGTCGAGTGAGATCCTCGCCGCCGTCGCCGATGCGCTCGACACCCCGCTCTCCGTGATCATGGGAGAGGTGAGCGAGCGACTCTCCGTGGTCGAGGGCTTGTCGCTCCCGATGGCTCACCGGGTTCCCGACACGGTGCCTGCGGAGCTGGTGTCGGGGTTCACCCCCGAGCTGGTCTCGTAG